The genomic DNA ATGACCTGCGTCGGCCTGCCGGTGCTGGATCTTTACCTGGCCCAGTGGCTGTATGAGCACGGTGCAGGCAGCGCCTAATCCCGGTCGTCCCGCGTCCAGACCGCGTCGTGCTCCCGCTTTACCGGGAACTTCGGTGCAGGGCTGTACGCGGGCGCACACAAGGCGCGTCCGTCGCGTACATCGAAGCGGGCACCGTGCAGCACGCATTCGATGCTACCTTCGGCGGTATTGAACTCGCCGGAAGACAGCTCGAATTCTTCGTGCGTGCACTGGTCCTCCAGCGCATACAGCTCGCCGTCCAGGTTGAAGACCACGATGGGCGTACCGGTCACTTCATCGAAAACGGTCTTCATTTCCCCGGGCAGCAGGTCGTTGCTGGCACACACGAAGGTCCAGGCATCGCTCATCGCGGCAGCCCCGACAGGTGCTTTTCCAGGATCTCGAACTGCAGGTCATCGCGCTTGGGGATGCCGAAGCGTTCATCGCCGTAAGGAAAGGGCTTCTTGATGCCCGTACGGACGTAGCCGCGGCGTTCGTAGAAGGCGATCAGCTCTTCGCGGATGTCGATCACGGTCATCAGCATGCTGGACAGTCCCCACGCGCGGACACCGTACGCTTCTGCCTCGGCAATGAGCTGCTTGCCCAGGCCGCTGCCCTGCTGGGTGGGATCTACGGCGAACATGCCGAAGTACCCGTGCTCGCCGCCATCGGCGACGTGGGCGCAGGCCAGCAGGTGGCCATCGCGTTCGGCGACCAGGATGGTGGAACGGGCGCGGGCGATATCTGCCTGCAGACCCTCTGCATCGATACGGGCGCCGTCCAGGATGTCGGCTTCGGTGGTCCATCCCGCCCGGCTGGCGTCGCCCCGGTAGGCCGAGGTGACGAGGGCGATAAGGGCGGGAATGTCGGCCGGCGTGGCGGCGCGGAAGGTCAGCGTACTCATGCCGCCATTGTAGCGCCGAGCCATGCTCGGCGGCATTTGCCTTACCACGGCAACGCAGCTCAGCCCAACAGTTTGCGGACCTTGTTCAGCGCCACCACGAAGCGTTCGACTTCGTCATGCGTGTTGTAGAACGCCAGCGATGCGCGGCAGGTGGCCGCCACACCGTAGTACTGCAGCAGCGGATGGGCGCAATGCTGGCCGGACCGGATCGCCATGCCTTCCAGGTCGAGCAGGGTGGCCAGGTCATGTGCATGGGCGCCTTCGATCAGGAACGACACCACCGCCGCCTTGTCCGGCGTGGTGCCGAAGATGCGCAGGCCGTCGATCTTCTGCAGCTCCTCGGTGAAATGCGCCAGCAGCTCCGCCTCGCGCGCTTCCACATGGGCAAGTCCGAGCGATTCCAGGTAATCCACCGCCACGCCCAGGCCGATGAAGCCGGCGATGTTCGGGGTGCCGGCTTCGAACTTGTGCGGGGCCTCGTTGAACACGGTGCCCTCGAAGCTGACTTCCTTGATCATCTCGCCGCCGCCGAGGAACGGGGGCATCGCGTCCAGGTGCTCGCGACGCGCCCAGAGTGCGCCGGTCCCGGTCGGGCCGCACATCTTGTGGCCGGTGATGGCGTAGAAATCACAGCCGATCGCCGCCACGTCCACCTTGCGATGCGGTACGGCCTGCGAGCCATCCACCACGGTGACGATGCCGCGCTTGCGGGCTTCGCGGCAGATCTCACGCACGGGGTTCACGGTGCCCAGCACATTGGACACATGGGCGATGGCGAGCAGCTTGACCTCGGGGGTCATTGCCTTGCGCATCGCCTCCAGGTCGATCGCACCTGCGGGCGTGATCTCGGCCACGCGGACCGTTGCACCGGTCCGCTCGGCGACCAGCTGCCACGGCACGATGTTGGCGTGATGCTCCATGCGCGACACCAGGATCACGTCACCGGCCTTCAACCGCGGCAGGGCCCAGGAATAGGCCACCAGGTTCAGCGCGAAGGTGGTGCCGCTGCAGAGCACCAGTTCGCTGGCGCGCACATTGAGGAAACGCGCCAGCTTGTCGCGTGCGCCCTCGTAGGCATCGGTGGCCTCGGTGCCCAGGGCGTGCACCGCCCGGCTGACATTGGCGTTGTAGCGCCGGTAGAACTCATCCACCGCGCCGATCACCTGCACCGGCTTCTGGCCGGTGTTGGCGTTGTCGAAATACACCAGTGGCTTGCCGTGAACCTCGCGCATCAGCAGCGGGAAGTCCTGCCGCACGCGGTCCCAGTCCGGCGCGGTAGCGGTGTCAGCCTGCGGACGCGGGGTGGTCAGGTTCATGCCACGCCTGCCTCGACCAGTGCGCGGTCCAAACGGCGGCCGAGCTGCTCGCGCAGCGCATCGGGCAGCACCTTCAACGGCTCGTGGCAGAACGCGGCGCTGAGCAGGGCCTTGGCTTCTTCTGCAGGCAAGCCGCGCGAGCGCAGGTAGAACAGCGCGTTGGCATCGAGCTGGCCGACGGTGGCGCCGTGCGCGGCCTTCACTTCTTCCGCATCGATCACCAGCGTCGGCTGGCTGTCGATCTCGGCGTCGGCGGACAGCAGCAGGTTCTTGTTGGACAGGTTGGCGTCGGTGCCATCGGCGCCTTCGCGGATGTGGATGCCGCCATGGAACACCACACGGCTGCGGTTGGCGGCCACGCCGCGCCACAGCAGTTCGCAGTTGGTGTCGCGCGCGATGTGCTCGATGCCCAGGCGGGTGTCGACATGGCGACGGCCGGTTCCCAGCAGCACGCCGTTGGCGGTCAGGTGCGCATTGTTGCCTTCCAGGCGCACGTTGAGCTCATGACGGCTCAGTGCGGCACCCAGTTCCAGGTCCACGCGGTGATACTGCGCATCGCGTGCGAGTACGGCATCGGTGCGCAGGAAGCTGGTCTGTCGCGCGCTGCCGGCCTGCACCCGGGCGTGCTTGAGCACCGCGTCCTGGGCCAGGTGGACATGCACCACGCTGTTGTCCAGATGGGCGCTGTCGCCGACCTGCAGTTGGTGTTCAACGATACCCAGCTGTGCGCCGACGCGCAGCTCGATCAGCGTGCGATGGTGCCAGGCCAGGTCGGTGTCTGCGGCCACGCTGGCGAACACCAGCTGCACCGGGACATCGAGCTGCACGCCGTCGTCCACGCGCAGCACGACGCCTTCATCGGCCAGCGCGCCGTTCAGGCGGGCAAAGATTTCGTCGCTGCGCTCGTAACGGCGCGCAAGGAAGCGCGCGCTGTCTTCGCCAGCGGCCAGGGCAGCCGACAGCGGTTCCAGCACCACGCCGGCCGGCAGCCCGTGCGTGTCACTCAGTCCGTCATGCAGGCGGCCGTTGACGAAGACCAGGCGCGGCGCCGGGATGTCGTCCAGCAGTGCCACGTCCAGTGCCGGCGGCACGGCAGGCGCGGCGCTGAAGCTGCGGCGCTCCAACTGGCGCAACGAGGTGTATTTCCACGCTTCGGTGCGCGGTCCGGGCAGCCCGTCATGCAGCGCGGCATCCAGCACCTCGCGGCGCGCAGCGCTGCCGCTGAAGGTGGCAGCCAGTGAATCCAGCAGTGCGCTCATCAGACCGCCGCCTCCGGCACCACGCGATTCTTCAGGAAGTCGTACCCGTGCTCTTCCAGCTGCAGGGCCAGCTCCGGGCCACCGGACTGGACGATGCGGCCGTCCGCCAGCACATGCACGAAGTCCGGCTTGATGTAATCGAGCAGGCGCTGGTAATGGGTGATGACCAGGAACGAGCGCTCCGGGCTGCGCAGCGCATTGACACCATCGGCCACGCTCTTCAGCGCATCGATGTCCAGGCCCGAATCGGTCTCGTCCAGGATCGCCAGCTTCGGCTCCAGCACGGCCAGCTGGAAGATCTCGTTGCGCTTCTTTTCGCCGCCGGAGAAGCCTTCGTTGACGCCGCGGTGCAGCAGCTCATCCTTCAGGTGCAGCACGGCGAGCTTCTGCCGCACCAGCTTGAGGAACTGCATCGAATCCAGCTCGTCCTGTCCGCGCGCACGGCGCTGGGCATTCAGCGCGGCGCGCAGGAAATAGGTGTTGTTGACGCCGGGGATTTCCACCGGGTACTGGAAGGCCAGGAACAGGCCGGCGGCGGCGCGCTCTTCGGGCGACAGCTGCAGCAGGTCGGCGTCTTCGAAGCGCACGCTGCCTTCGCTGACGTCATAGCCTTCGCGACCGGACAGCACATTGCCCAGGGTGGACTTGCCGGCGCCGTTGGGACCCATGATGGCGTGCACCTGGCCGGGCTTCACGTCCAGCGACAGGCCCTTGAGGATTTCCTTGTCGCCGATGCGTGCGTGGAGGTTGTCGATCTTCAGCATGTCGATAATCGTCTTGTCAGATAGGGGGCTGGAGGCAGCGCGACTCAGAGGTCGTATTCGCTGCGCTCGAGGAATTCTTTACGCAGGTAGGCGGTACGCGCACGGGTCAGCGCCGCCTTGGCGTCGGAGTACAGCATCGGGTACATCGAGCCGTACAGGAAACGCGGGTTTTCGTCGGCACCCACGGGGTAGCGCGCTTCCAGGTCGGCATCGCGCAGCTGGACCCACACCCGCTGGGCGGCTTTCATCTTCGCCAGCGCCACGGGTTCGCCGGCCAGCTTGGCCAGGATCTGCCGATACGCGGCATTCAATTCGTCGTCTGCCTGCTTGAATTCGCGGTCCGCGCAGGCATTGAGCTCAAGCTGGCTGCCGCCCGGATCGCACGCCACCGGTTGCGCGGCCGCAGGTGCCGCTGCGCCCAGCAGCAGGCACAGACTGATCAGGACACGGATCATCCGACTGAACCTTCCAGCGACACGTCCAGCAGCTTCTTGGCTTCGACGGCGAACTCCATGGGCAGTTCGCGGAACACCTGCTTGCAGAAGCCGTCGACGATCAGCGAAACCGCGTCTTCCTGGCTGATGCCTCGCGCGCGGCAATAGAACAGCTGGTCGTCGGAGATTTTCGAGGTGGTGGCCTCGTGCTCGACCGTCGCGCCCGGATTCTTGACCTCGATGTACGGGAAGGTATGGGCACCGCACTTCTTGCCGATCAGCAGCGAATCGCACTGGGTGTAGTTGCGTGCACCGTCAGCGCCGCGCTCGATCTTGACCAGCCCGCGGTAGGTGTTCTGGCCGTGGCCGGCGCTGATGCCCTTGCTGATGATCTTGCTCTTGGTGCGCTTGCCGACGTGGATCATCTTGGTGCCGGTGTCAGCCTGCTGGCGATGGTGGGTCAGCGCCACGGAGTGGAACTCGCCGACCGAGTCGTCGCCCAGCAGCACGCAGGAAGGATACTTCCAGGTGATCGCCGAACCGGTTTCCACCTGCGTCCAGGTGACCTTGCTGCGGGCACCACGGCACTCGGCGCGCTTGGTCACGAAGTTGTAGATGCCGCCCACTCCGTTCTCATCACCCGGGTACCAGTTCTGCACCGTGGAGTATTTGATCTCGGCATCGTCCAGCGTCACCAGTTCCACCACGGCGGCATGCAGCTGGTTTTCGTCGCGCATCGGCGCGGTGCAGCCTTCCAGGTAGGACACGTAGGCCTGGTCTTCGCAGATGATCAGGGTGCGCTCGAACTGGCCGGTATGGCCCGCATTGATGCGGAAATAGGTGCTCAGCTCCATCGGGCAACGCACGCCCTTGGGGATGAACACGAAGCTGCCATCGGAGAACACGGCCGAATTCAGTGCGGCGAAGTAGTTGTCACCCACCGGCACCACCGTGCCCAGGTACTGCCGCACCAGGTCCGGGTACTCCTTGATGGCCTCGGACATCGAGCAGAAGATCACGCCTTTTTCAGCCAGCTCCTTGCGGAAGGTGGTGCCGACAGAGACCGAGTCGAACACTGCATCCACCGCCACGCCGGCCAGCCTGGCGCGCTCGTGCAGCGGCACGCCCAGCTTGTCATAGGTATCAAGCAGCTCCTTCGGCACGTCGTCCAGCGAGGCATACTTCGGGCCCTTCGGCGCGGAGTAGTAGCTCAGGCCCTGCAGGTCGATCGGCGCGATCTTCAGCTTCGCCCAGTCCGGCATCGGCATGGTGAGGAAGTGGCGGTAGGCCTCAAGCCGCCACTGGGTCATCCATTCGGGCTCTTCCTTCTTTGCCGACAGGGCGCGGATGGTGTCCTCGTCCAGGCCCGGCGGCAGGGAGTCCGATTCGATGTCCGTGATGAAGCCGGCCGAATACTTGCGGCCGAGCTGCTCGTGGATCTCGCGGTTGGGCGTGTCGCCGGTGGCGACGGTGTCGATGGCCATGGGGGCTGCCTGTAAATCAGGAGACGACAGCGGCCGCGATGGCGCGGCGCTGGGAGTCGTCAACAAGGGGATGAGGGGAGAGAATCTGGGCGAGCGTGACCGCACGCAGTGCCTCGGACACCACGTCGTTGATCAGCCGCCAACTGCTGCGCGCACCGCATTTGGGGGCCATGCCGCACTGATGGTT from Stenotrophomonas sp. 169 includes the following:
- a CDS encoding cysteine desulfurase, whose protein sequence is MNLTTPRPQADTATAPDWDRVRQDFPLLMREVHGKPLVYFDNANTGQKPVQVIGAVDEFYRRYNANVSRAVHALGTEATDAYEGARDKLARFLNVRASELVLCSGTTFALNLVAYSWALPRLKAGDVILVSRMEHHANIVPWQLVAERTGATVRVAEITPAGAIDLEAMRKAMTPEVKLLAIAHVSNVLGTVNPVREICREARKRGIVTVVDGSQAVPHRKVDVAAIGCDFYAITGHKMCGPTGTGALWARREHLDAMPPFLGGGEMIKEVSFEGTVFNEAPHKFEAGTPNIAGFIGLGVAVDYLESLGLAHVEAREAELLAHFTEELQKIDGLRIFGTTPDKAAVVSFLIEGAHAHDLATLLDLEGMAIRSGQHCAHPLLQYYGVAATCRASLAFYNTHDEVERFVVALNKVRKLLG
- the sufB gene encoding Fe-S cluster assembly protein SufB, with amino-acid sequence MAIDTVATGDTPNREIHEQLGRKYSAGFITDIESDSLPPGLDEDTIRALSAKKEEPEWMTQWRLEAYRHFLTMPMPDWAKLKIAPIDLQGLSYYSAPKGPKYASLDDVPKELLDTYDKLGVPLHERARLAGVAVDAVFDSVSVGTTFRKELAEKGVIFCSMSEAIKEYPDLVRQYLGTVVPVGDNYFAALNSAVFSDGSFVFIPKGVRCPMELSTYFRINAGHTGQFERTLIICEDQAYVSYLEGCTAPMRDENQLHAAVVELVTLDDAEIKYSTVQNWYPGDENGVGGIYNFVTKRAECRGARSKVTWTQVETGSAITWKYPSCVLLGDDSVGEFHSVALTHHRQQADTGTKMIHVGKRTKSKIISKGISAGHGQNTYRGLVKIERGADGARNYTQCDSLLIGKKCGAHTFPYIEVKNPGATVEHEATTSKISDDQLFYCRARGISQEDAVSLIVDGFCKQVFRELPMEFAVEAKKLLDVSLEGSVG
- a CDS encoding GNAT family N-acetyltransferase, with protein sequence MSTLTFRAATPADIPALIALVTSAYRGDASRAGWTTEADILDGARIDAEGLQADIARARSTILVAERDGHLLACAHVADGGEHGYFGMFAVDPTQQGSGLGKQLIAEAEAYGVRAWGLSSMLMTVIDIREELIAFYERRGYVRTGIKKPFPYGDERFGIPKRDDLQFEILEKHLSGLPR
- the sufC gene encoding Fe-S cluster assembly ATPase SufC, with protein sequence MLKIDNLHARIGDKEILKGLSLDVKPGQVHAIMGPNGAGKSTLGNVLSGREGYDVSEGSVRFEDADLLQLSPEERAAAGLFLAFQYPVEIPGVNNTYFLRAALNAQRRARGQDELDSMQFLKLVRQKLAVLHLKDELLHRGVNEGFSGGEKKRNEIFQLAVLEPKLAILDETDSGLDIDALKSVADGVNALRSPERSFLVITHYQRLLDYIKPDFVHVLADGRIVQSGGPELALQLEEHGYDFLKNRVVPEAAV
- the sufD gene encoding Fe-S cluster assembly protein SufD produces the protein MSALLDSLAATFSGSAARREVLDAALHDGLPGPRTEAWKYTSLRQLERRSFSAAPAVPPALDVALLDDIPAPRLVFVNGRLHDGLSDTHGLPAGVVLEPLSAALAAGEDSARFLARRYERSDEIFARLNGALADEGVVLRVDDGVQLDVPVQLVFASVAADTDLAWHHRTLIELRVGAQLGIVEHQLQVGDSAHLDNSVVHVHLAQDAVLKHARVQAGSARQTSFLRTDAVLARDAQYHRVDLELGAALSRHELNVRLEGNNAHLTANGVLLGTGRRHVDTRLGIEHIARDTNCELLWRGVAANRSRVVFHGGIHIREGADGTDANLSNKNLLLSADAEIDSQPTLVIDAEEVKAAHGATVGQLDANALFYLRSRGLPAEEAKALLSAAFCHEPLKVLPDALREQLGRRLDRALVEAGVA
- a CDS encoding non-heme iron oxygenase ferredoxin subunit is translated as MSDAWTFVCASNDLLPGEMKTVFDEVTGTPIVVFNLDGELYALEDQCTHEEFELSSGEFNTAEGSIECVLHGARFDVRDGRALCAPAYSPAPKFPVKREHDAVWTRDDRD
- a CDS encoding lysozyme inhibitor LprI family protein, which codes for MIRVLISLCLLLGAAAPAAAQPVACDPGGSQLELNACADREFKQADDELNAAYRQILAKLAGEPVALAKMKAAQRVWVQLRDADLEARYPVGADENPRFLYGSMYPMLYSDAKAALTRARTAYLRKEFLERSEYDL